A region of the Meleagris gallopavo isolate NT-WF06-2002-E0010 breed Aviagen turkey brand Nicholas breeding stock unplaced genomic scaffold, Turkey_5.1 ChrUn_random_7180001957527, whole genome shotgun sequence genome:
TGGGGCAGTCGGCGTGGCTGCACCGAGGGAAGCGGTGCTCGAGGAACCTGGTGGCCTTTTATGGCACACAACCGGGTGGACAGGCGATGGCAGAGCAGCGGGTCTTGGTTTCGGGAAAGCTTTTGGCAACGTCTCTCATAGCATCCTCACAGCTAAACTGAGCAAGTGTGGTGTGGAtgtttgctgtgctgtggggctggaggggagAAACTGGAGAGCTGTGGTCAGTTGGGATGGAGTCCAGCTGGAGGCCGGGGTCCCACGGGGTCCCTCGGGGGTCGGTGCTGGGATCAGCGCTGGCAGGCATTGCTCGGCCGCTTTGTCTTTGGTAAGCGGGNNNNNNNNNNNNNNNNNNNNGGTAAGGGGGGAAGATGTGCGTAAAACCTAAGCTGAGGTTTATCGCGTGCCCAGTGAGTTCGCCTTGCAGAGACACATCTGTGGTTTGCAGCCCTAAAACGTGGGTTTGGGGTtgtgagaggagaggagcagtCGGTCAGAGCTGTCGGTGGGGCTCAGTGCtgacagagctgtgctctgccccTGGGTGGAGCACAGTGAGAAGTGCCGATGCTGTGGGAGCGTGGAGACCCCAACCCTAACCGCCTCCCCCCAcccacagctggagagatgctCTCTGTTGCTGAGCACTTCCTGGAGCAGCAGATGCACCCAACTGTCATCATCGGCGCTTACCGCAAAGCTCTGGACGACATGATCCACGTCCTGAAGAAGATCAGGTCAGTGCACCTGGGTCAGGGTCCGGCTGAGCTCTGTGGGCTTCCATAAATGCGTGGGTCCCGACAGGAAGCACCCgtgggtgctgagggagctggcaggcaTTGCTCGGCCGCTTTGTCTTTGGTAAGCGGTGGGGGGTGGGAGAGCTGAGGAGTGAAGGAAAGCAGACGTCACTGCAGCCTTCACGGAGGGCGAGGAGGAGCTGGGTAACTGTAGGGCATCAGACTCATCTCCATCCAGCCGGAGGCCGGGGTCCCACGGGGTCCCTCGGGGGTCGGTGCCGGGATCAGCGCTGTTCGGTGCGCGCAGCAGCGACTTGGTGAGGAAATAGAGCGCGCCGTCAGTCGGTTTGGCGATGGCCCGGGAGCGGGAGGAGAGGCTGACGCggcagagggctgtgctgccatccaggcagagctgggcaggctggagagcCGGGCGGGGAGAAGTGGGACGAGAGGGAACAGGGGCAGCGTAGAGCCTCGAGCGTGGGCAGGAGCAGCCTGGGTACGGAGCGGGTTGGGAGCGGGCcgctggagagcagcagaggggagggggctgggggtcctggtgggcaGCAGGAGGACCGCGAGGCAGCGCTGTGCCCCTGTGGCCGAGAAGGCTGGAGGCGTCCCGAGGTGTGTTAGAAGAGGGGGTGCGGGAGGTCCTGAGAGCTGCTCCTCCCCCTCTGCACCCCGCGGCCACCGGTGCCTCCGacttctgtggttctgatgtgccaggccgCCTGATCCACCCGGTCCAGCGCAGCCTGTTGTCCCTTCCCCCCCCCGGCTGTGGGCAGCACCCCTCTGTTGGTACCTCTGTGTTCTCAGGCTGCTGCCGTGTCCCGCAGCAACCGGAGCGGTCGCTTTTTGGAGCAGCTGCTCTGGTGGTCGCTCCGTCTTGCAGTTCTTTGGCCCGCGCCCGCAGTGCGGGAGGGGATTTTTTATGCCGCTTCTGCAGATCCCTCCGTGCTCAGCAGGCAAAGCCACGAGGCAAAACGTGACGTCGGCCTCCTGCTGCCccttgctcgagcaggaggaCGTCTGCTGCTGAGCCGAGCCCTTGGCTGATGCGGCTGGGAGGAAAGCGATTTGATCAGCCCTTCCAGGAGGCTGTTCTGGGAATCCTGGGCCCACCGTGCTGCCATCCGTCAGCATTAAGCACAGCAGGCGGTTCATCCGTCGTGTCTTCTCGATTGCTCTCCGTTCTGCCCAGTTTTTCCGCTGCTTTTGCAAAGGCTGAGACACGAAGTCGTAGAGGGGCTAAATGTAATCAAAGTCCGGGAGTTTATTAAGCAGCTCCTTTAGAAGGggtcttttttcccctctgccctgcactgctgccatcGTACCGGCGTACCTCTGTGCTGCGGTCCTTGGGGATGTGCCCCACGTATTTGGTGCACAGCTGGCTCTCGGGATcctgctcttggtctggcttGTCAGGAATGAAAGTGGGGCTTTGTAGCATTTGCACCACGCTGCGTTCTCTCAAACAGAAGATGCCTTTTCAGCCCATTTCTTCATCTCAGGTATCAGACCATCTTTGAAGGGGTGTTTTTCCTTCACAGCTAACAgcatccgcttccagagggcGAAGGCCTCATCCTGACACCCCGATCCCTCTGCCAATGGCCGTCCCTGGCACTGCCACCCACGGAGCTTCTCCACCACGCAGCCACACGCTGCTGGCCCCGCTGTCCCAGCCCTGGGACACCAGGTGACATAGGCTGGTGTGAGAAGCCTTTGCTCAGACCTCGAATTCCATTCGCTTTAGAGGTCGGGTGCTGATGGTGACGACGTGTTCCTCACCTCCCGCTCCGTCAGGATTTGCTGTTGCCCCCTGGGCGTTGGTGACCTCGCTGAATCTCATCCCTCTCTGGATCCCTGCATCTCGGAGCCACTCCTCAGGACCTCGGGGTGGTTCCACTGGACCTTTTCgctctgctttctcctcttcctctttcttccgATCTAAATGAGGGGATGCTGGTTTCATTTGCcatcctcttacaggggcaGCTGCCGTCGGTTCTGGTGCCCCTCcggttgatcaggttggtcagcTTCGATGCTCTCACTCCAGCTCTTGTCTTGTTCCGTCTCCTTCGGCTTGAAGGATGACTTGGAGCCCAAATGTGGGCTCTTTGGGTTTGGAGACCATTTAATTTGTACTGGGGGCGTCTGGTCCCATTTGGAGGCTGTCAGCCTTGGACTGGAGGCTGTCTGACCCGTCTGGAGGGAGCCTCGTTGAGTTGAAGGCTGTTGAGTTAGGATGGAAGGGAGTCTCTCGGGTCGGAGATTCTTCCTCTCAGCTCAGAGATCTTCGGCTTGGAGCCCTTCTCAGCTCGGAGACACTCTTGCCAGGTTTTGAGATGCTCTTTCCTGACTCGGAGGCTCTTTCTCAACCCAGAGGTTGTCCCTCTCAGCTCTGAAACGCTTCCAGCTCGGAGACTCTCAATTTCAGAAACCTTCTCCCTCTCTGGGACAGTTCTGAATGAGGCCGatgagctgcagccaggcccCAActttgtgcctcctcagatctgcctgagccGCAACCTCCCCGTCTCAAATACGTGCTCGCGCTCTTAGCACCTCGCAGTGCCGAGCAGTGGGGGCCCGTAGCCCTGGGGATCCCCGTCTCTCTGAAGTCCCTCCCAGGACCTTCCTCAGTGTCCCCTGGCTTGGGGCAGACGTTCCAGATGCGGACGCTGGGGGAGCCGAGCGAAGCGAGGAGTGCAGTCAGGGAGGTGAACAACCAGGTGAGCGCTCAGAAAACGCACGAAGGATGcgagggagagagggaagacTGTTCAGAAACCGCGAGTTCTGTACGtcagcagctccctctgcaaactGCTCTAAAACAGAACGTGGgatcatttgttttctctttacagAAGCAGGACAGCAGTGCCCCGAAGTTTGCAAATATCggcagcctggctgggctttCGGGGCCGTGTTTTTCGGCGAAGGAACTGAgcagcaggacgaggggaatgGCTGGAGGcggagggagggcagatttcggttggatgtcagggaagTCGTTTGCTGGGAGAGCGGGGAGGcgtggaacagctgcccagagaggaaTCTGCCCAGCCTGCGCCAGGAATGTATTGGGGATGTGGAGAAAGGGGCCTTGATTTTGAGAAATTGCCTGTGGAAAATTAATCTTATCATTAGAGACTTGACCCGAGAAGAACAGACGCAGCCTTTAAGGCGTTTGGGAGGAGAAGCACTGGCAAAAACAAGCCACCAGAATAAGCAGAGCAAAAACGCGCCAGGAAAAAAGGTGCAAATCGATGGTCAGGAGAACCATCAGCTTCCTGCCGCAGGAGCCGACTGGGCTCCCATTACTTTCATCGTGGAGGCTGCTTAAGAAACTCCATGTCAgtcagccctgcactgaaatacAACTACAGAACCCACTTTCAACATTCTTGAGAACCCACTTAAGGATGTCAGCAGGGGTAAATGAAAGCTGCAGGCCTCAGGAAGCTAACAGTCTGGAAACGTACAGGGACGACGAACTGAAGTGATAAGAAAGGAAACGACTAGGAAAGCGTTTGGTGCAGTTTGaagtaacagcaaaaaaacccaacctgtcttaaaatgcaaaaaaacacATCTAGAATCTACGATACAACCTAACTTAATATTAACATCAGAAGTACAGCAGTCTGGTAGATAAAACATTCGTTTATTAGTTTGCGACAGTGGGAATTCTGTCTATTCTATCTGTTCTACAGGAacactggaacgggctgcccaaggaggctgcgGGTGCCccaggcattcgaggccaggctggatgtggctctgggcagcctgggctgctggttggtgacctgcacacagcaggggttggaactgatgggcatcgtggtcctttgcaacccaggggATTCTATGAGTCAATGattctatgggtccctatggtgCCCCAtggatccttatggcaccctatggatccttatggcacaatatggatccttatggcaccccatggatccttatggcaccctatggatccttatggcaccctatggatccttatggcacaatatggatccttatggcacccCATGGATCCTTatggcagcctgggctgctggttgcgacctgcacacagcaggggttggaactgatcacagagtcacagaattgtaggggttggaagggacctccagagatcatcgggaccaaccccctgccaaagcaggttccctacaccaggtcgcacaggtaggcgagacttgaatatctgcagagaaggagaccccacagccccctgtgcagcccgttccagtgctccatcacctcacctacagaagttcttacgcacattggtgcagaacttcctgtgctgcagctgatgtccgtttcccctcgtcctgtctccacgtaccactgaaaagagcctggcctcaccgctatggccgccactcctcagatatttataaacctggatcaggtcccctctcagtcgtcttttctcaaggctgaacagacccagttcactcagcctttcttcataggggagatgctccaggcccttcaccatctttgtggccctccgctggactcttttcaagagatccctgtcttttttgtaccggggagcccagaactggacacagtgctccagatgaggccttaccagggcagagcagaggggaggatcacctccctcgacctgctggacacgctcttcttaatgcaccccagaatgccattggcctttttggtccacgagggcacactgctggNNNNNNNNNNNNNNNNNNNNGAGGCTGTTCTGGGAATCCTGGGCCCACCGTGCTGCCATCCGTCAGCATTAAGCACAGCAGGCGGTTCATCCGTCGTGTCTTCTCGATTGCTCTCCGTTCTGCCCAGTTTTTCCGCTGCTTTTGCAAAGGCTGAGACACGAAGTCGTAGAGGGGCTAAATGTAATCAAAGTCCGGGAGTTTATTAAGCAGCTCCTTTAGAAGGggtcttttttcccctctgccctgcactgctgccatcGTACCGGCGTACCTCTGTGCTGCGGTCCTTGGGGATGTGCCCCACGTATTTGGTGCACAGCTGGCTCTCGGGATcctgctcttggtctggcttTCACCGTGGGGGGCGGCACTGAGTTGCCCAGAGAGCCCGGGTTGGGCTGGGTGACCTTTCcaggtccctcccaacccctgACATCCGCGCTTCTGTGGAGGTGGTGAGGAGGGCTGTGGGTTCTGTGTGGCTCGGAGGGGTTCACGTTGGCGAAACGCAGAGCTGGGGGGTGGCACACAATTACAGCTCGGTTACGGCGTGGAGCGATGCTCGGGTCGCTGCTCAGCCCTCCCCGTCCCACAGCACCCCGGTGGATGTGAACAACAGAGAGATGATGCTGAAGATCATCAAGAGCGCCATAAACACCAAAGCCATCAACCGCTGGTCCGAGCTGGCCTGCAGCATCGCCCTGGATGCCGTCAGGACGGTGGAGTTGGAGGAGAACGGCCGAAAGGAGATCGATATCAAGAAATACGCCAAAGTGGAGAAGGTGCGTCCTGAGCTGCCGCCCGTGTGTGCGGGGTGGGCGATGCTGGGATGCTGCGGGGAGAACTCAGTGGGTTCTGCTGCTCGGCGTCCTCTGCAGCTTTTTGTTCCATCCTCTTCGGTGCTGTCGTGCCACGAACTCATATTATGGGATGTATGTGCTGAGTCGGCAGGGAGCGTCGCTTTGGGAGCGCTGTTGGGGAAGCAGGTGGATCTCTTCACATCTCCCTTCTCTTCACATCTCCCTTCTGTCTGTCAGATCCCCGGTGGTTTCAGCGAGGATTCGTGCGTGCTGCGTGGCATCATGGTGAACAAGGACGTGACGCACCCCAGGATGCGCCGCCTCATCAAGAACCCACGCATCGTGCTGCTGGATTGCTCGCTGGAGTACAAGAAAGGGGAGAGCCAGGTGAGCGGGATGGCGGGGCTGAGCCAGCCGTCAGCCTCTTGCCGTTAATTGCACGGCTCTCGTTAGCAGAAAGTTGCAGCCTTACCAGTGCTCCCCCGGGATGGGGGCGGGGGAATCGTGAGCTGGGTGCTGGGCTGTGAGCCATGCTTCTCGTCCCGTGCAGACCGACATTGAGATAACCCGGGAGGAGGACTTTGCGCGCATCCTGCAGATGGAGGAGGAGTACATCCAGCAGATCTGCGAGGACCTGCTGAGGGTGAAGCCAGACCTGGTCATCACCGAGAAGGGCATTTCGGGTAACGGCGCCACACCCCCTTTAGTGGCACCCGCCGCTCTGCCGGCGCGGGGTCCTGAGGGCGCTGCCCACCCCTAAGCTGCCCACAAACCGCTTTCAGACCTGGCCCAGCACTACCTGATGAGAGCCAACATCAGCGCCGTCCGCAGGGTGAGGAAGACGGACAACAACCGCATCGCCAGGTGAGCGCCGTCCCGCCGCGGGCGCACGTTGGGGCGGTCCTCACCCGATGACGTCCCCTCCGTCCCCCTCCGTGCGCAGGGCCTGCGGGGCACGCATCGTCAGCCGCACCGACGAGCTGCGGGAGGAGGACGTGGGCACCGGCGCCGGGCTGTTCGAGGTGAAAAAGATTGGAGATGAGTACTTTGCCTTCATCACCGACTGCAAGGACCCCAAAGCGTGCACCATCGTCCTGCGTGGGGCCAGCAAGGAGATCCTGGCCGTGAGTTCTGCTCTCCCTCCCTGGCGTCAGTCATTGCTGGTGTTGTGAGTGGTGGTAGTTCCCATCCgtgcactgcctgcagcccagcccgGCCGGTGTCCCCCAGCAGCACTCTGCATTCAGCACTGATGTTCTTCCCCCCGCTGCAGGAGGTGGAGCGCAACCTGCAGGACGCCATGCAGGTGTGCCGCAACGTGTTGGTGGACCCCCAGCTGGTGCCAGGGGGAGGGGCTGCAGAGATGGCCGTGTCCCACGCGCTGACAGAGAAGTCCAAAGGCATGACGGGCGTGGAGCAGTGGCCCTACAGAGCGGTGGCGCAGGCGCTGGAGGTCATCCCACGCACGCTCATCCAGAACTGCGGTGCCAGCACCATCCGCGTGCTCACCTCGCTGCGGGTAAGGCACCTGGCTCCTGTGGGGCAGCTCCTCCCATCCTAGGGCTCCTCTGGTCTGCTTCTCCTGCCCCACGGCTCCTGTGGGGGCAGCTCCTTTCTCCTGCCCCCCAGCTCCCATGGAGGCCGATCCTTCCTCCCCCTAGCTCCTGTAGGGCAGCTCCTCCCACCCCCCCAGCTCCCAGGGGTCAGCTCCTCTCTCCCCCCAGCTCCCAGGGGGTCGCTTCTCCTGCCCCCAGGTTCCTATGGGgctgctccttcctccctctgGTTCCGTGGGGCAGCTCCTCAGGCTGAGCCTGCAGCTCTTCGGCACTTGCAGCATTCTCTCTTGCGTggttgcagtgctgcaggggttgggagggaccACTGGAGACCCCCTTTTCCCCCCCTGCTTAAAGCAGGTTCCCTTCATCACCAGAGGTGCCCCGGTGGGTTGGGGTCTGTCCAGCAGAGCCCTCCCACCGCTATGGGCTCGACTGAGATGGAGCTCCCAGGTTCCGGTTTGGTGGAGGGACCCATAGAATCGTAGAACGGACCCAAAGATCACcgttccaacccctctgcctgctgcagctgtcGGAATTGCGGTTGTACCGCAGTGTGAATGTGGAATTCAGTGCTCCGTTTCAATAACGAACCCCTGGGGGTGGGCAGGGCTCAAACCTTCCTCTGTGCTGGGTCAGTGCTGAGGTTGGAGAGGCGAGCGCTCACGTTTCCCTCGTGCAACCTCCCTGTCCTCCCTGCAGGCCAAGCAcacccaggagggcagccagacGTGGGGGGTGAACGGGGAGAGCGGAGCCCTGGCTGACATGAAGGAGTTGGGGGTCTGGGAGCCCCTGGCCGTCAAACTGCAGACCTACAAAACGGCCGTGGAGGTGAGGAGGGTGGGCGGGCGTCTGCTGTGTCTCCCGGAGCAGGGAACGTCAGTGCTGGGTGCGTGGATGAGCACTGGGAGGGCAGCACAGCGCAGCTCGGCTCTGCCGTGCCTTCAATTTCAGCCCAGCGTGAGCGTTTGCTCCCTGGGGTTGGGTCGCTGCTGGGGCTGCCGTCCTTTCCTGGCAGTTGGGTGGAAATGTtgatgctgcagctgctgctctgcgaGGTGAGGGCTGCCCGTGTGTGCTTCCATCCCTCGCTTTTTGCTCTGACCGGGCTGTGGGCTTTCCTGCAGACCGCCGTCCTCCTGCTCCGCATCGATGACATCGTCTCGGGACACAAAAAGAAAGGCGAGGAGCACAGCAAGGCGCCAGCACCCACTGAGGCAGCCCAGGAGTAGTGGGGCCGTGCTCCGTAGGGCTGTGTGCCATGGGGCCACACCTGGAGCTGCCGTTTCCCCGTCCCGAGTTGGAGCAAAGGCCCTGAAGTTAATTGCCCGAATTGGGGGGTGGGATGGGAACGTGGTGACGGGGACAGGGCGCAGTGCCTGTGTACTGGGGGGAGGTGTTGGTGTTTAATTTAAGTCTGTAATTCCTTGCAGTTTGCCTTAACAATAAAAGGCATCGCATCTTGGGGGGCTTCATTGTGAAACAGCTGTGGGTTCTCCCGTGCCCGTCTGCTCCCCTCCCTCAGTCTTTCCCATCTCTCCCCGTTTGACGTGTCCTCGTGTCCCCTCCCTGCTCTCCGtctcccccaccccccctctccccagccccacatctaCTCCCCATTACCCCGTTTTCTGAGCTGCCTTTCTGCCGCCTTTGGCTCCCCGTACTTAAATTGTTTTAGGGATTTTTAGCCCCGTTTTTCAGCAAGGCTCTGCGCTGGGCGGGTGAACGGTGCTGACCCGGGCGGAGGTGTCCTCTACTTCCCAACCTCGGGAGGGGAGCGGCTCCTTTAAGAGCGTCTTCTTTCGGGAGGCGCGGCGCCTTtaagggaggggggaaggaggggagatgCGGTCACGTGATGTGCTGCACCGGAAGGAAAATGGCGGCGCCGGCGCTGGGcgcgctgctgctgctgggggcagCGGCGGTCGGCGGACGGGAGTACGGGGGGGGGGGGCAGCGGTCCGTCCTTCCGTCGGTTCGTCCGTTCGTCCGTCCTTCCCCCGCGGGGAGCGCTGAGCTGGGGGGCGGTGACGTTCGAGTCCCTTCGTCCTTCCCGACCCCGCGAATCGCGGGacccgtccgtccgtccgtctgtccccGCCCCGGTCCGTCTGTCCGTCTCTACCTCTGTCCGTCCTTGCCTCGCTCTGTTCCTACCTCAGTCCTTCCATCCGCGCCTTCATGCATCCCTGcctgcctccctcccttcctGTGTCCAGCCCTGCCGCTGTCCTTGCCTTGCTTCGTCTCtacttctgtctgtctgtccatccctACCTCGGTCCATCTGTTCTTGCCTCCATCCATCTCTCcctctgtccgtctgtccctaCATCTGTCCTTCCCtgcctccatccatccctccctctgtccgtctgtccctaCATCTGTCCTTCCCtgcctccatccatccctccctctgtctgtctgtccctaCATCTGTCCTTCCCtgcctccatccatccctctcGGTACATCCATCCCTGCTGCAGTCTGTCTGTCCCTCCCTTGGTCCATCCATCCCCCCCTCGGTCTGTTTGTCCCTACATCTGTCCATCCCTACCTCTCTCCATCTGCCTTGGCCTGTCCATCCCTGCCccgtctgtccgtccgtccCTACCTCCGTCCATCCACCCCGCAGGTGTCAATGCAGTACAACCCCGGCTGGAACGGTTCCTCAGTCAACGTTCTCCACGT
Encoded here:
- the CCT3 gene encoding T-complex protein 1 subunit gamma; translation: MLWERGDPNPNRLPPPTAGEMLSVAEHFLEQQMHPTVIIGAYRKALDDMIHVLKKISTPVDVNNREMMLKIIKSAINTKAINRWSELACSIALDAVRTVELEENGRKEIDIKKYAKVEKIPGGFSEDSCVLRGIMVNKDVTHPRMRRLIKNPRIVLLDCSLEYKKGESQTDIEITREEDFARILQMEEEYIQQICEDLLRVKPDLVITEKGISDLAQHYLMRANISAVRRVRKTDNNRIARACGARIVSRTDELREEDVGTGAGLFEVKKIGDEYFAFITDCKDPKACTIVLRGASKEILAEVERNLQDAMQVCRNVLVDPQLVPGGGAAEMAVSHALTEKSKGMTGVEQWPYRAVAQALEVIPRTLIQNCGASTIRVLTSLRAKHTQEGSQTWGVNGESGALADMKELGVWEPLAVKLQTYKTAVETAVLLLRIDDIVSGHKKKGEEHSKAPAPTEAAQE